The nucleotide window AAACCACTGAACCCCTTTCGGAGTGATATTGATAATAGGAAGCATAAATGAGAACGAAGCAAAATACAGAGATTCTGTGTGGACGCAACACCGTTTTTGAAATGCTACGCGCGGGCAAAAGAAAATTTTTGCGCGTTTATTGGGGGATTCAGTCGCGCGATACCAAAGCGGAAGAGTTGCGTCAGATGATTCAAACCAGAAAAATTCCGGTGTCGGAATGTTTCGGCGATAAAATAAGACAAATTTCAGGTTCGGAAGATCATCAGGGGATTGCGGCGGAAGTAAGCATTTTTCAATATGCCGATCTGGAGTCGGTAGCCAACAAAGCCAAAGAGGATCCAAAAGGGGGATTTTTGGTTCTTTTGGATGAGATTCAAGACCCTCATAATGTGGGTGCTTTAATCCGGACCGCGCATCTTTGCGGAGCTTCCGGACTTGTTTTGCTCAAGCATCGCCAAGTATTGGTTACGCACACCGTTTGTAAGGCGGCTTCAGGAGCGCAAGAATATCTTCCGATCGTTCAAGAGGTGAATCTGGTAAATGTGATTAACTATTTGAAAGAAAATGGGTTTTTAATATGGGGAGCCGCGGGTGGAGAGGGACAATCTATTTTTAAGATCCAACCAAAATTCCCAATCGCTCTTGTGTTGGGAAGTGAAGGACGAGGGTTACGCCGACTTGTCCGGGAAAACTGTGATGCGTTGGTCACCATTCCCATGGAAGGGGTGCTGGACTCTTTTAATGTCTCTGTCGCGGGCGGTATTTTGATGGCAGAGCTCATGCGCCTTCGTAAGTGTCCGACACTTGTGTGAAAGCAAAGCAAAATTCCTTGTTTTTCTTGAAAGGGATGTTATAAGGCCGGCTCTCAATCAACTTTAAGAAAGGAAGGAAAAATGTTCAAGAAATCTCTCTTACTCGTCACTTTGGGGGTGTTGAGTCTCGGCGTTGTCACAACGCTTTATGCGGAAAATACACCGGCATTCAAAATCGCCGTTGTTGATTTTCAAAAAGCAATCAATGAAACTGAAGATGGAAAAAAAGCAGAAGCCCAGCTCAATGCTTCTTTGACCGAAAAGAAAAAGAAGTTTGACATCCTGAAAGGAGAACTGGAAACCATGAAACAGGATTTCGACAAACAACGTCTCGTGTTGAGCGGACAGGCTTTGGAAGATAAAAAACAGGCTCTTCAAAAGAAGTTGATGGAAGTGGAACAAAAATGGGCCGGTTTTGAGCAGGAATTGGCGAGCGCAAAAACAGAATCACTCAAGAAAATTTTAACCGGATTGCAATCGGTGGTTCAGACCATCGGTCAAAAAGATGGTTACACCCTTATTTTGGAAAGATCGCAGGGTGGGGTTTTGTTCACTTCGGGTGCAAAAGATATTACCCCCGATGTGATCAAAGAATATAACGCGCATCCGGCGAAAAAGTAGGACCCAAAAAAACAGTCCATGTCCCTTTCGTCCAAATTATTGGAGATTCTTGTCTGCCCCCAGTGCAAGTCCCGGCTGGCGCAGGTAGAAGGGGGGCGTGGTCTGCTTTGTCATCACTGTCTTCTCAAATTTCCAGTGCGGGAAGGAATTCCTGTCATGTTGGTGGAAGAAGCTTCCGATATGCGTGGAGCTGGTGTTCCACAAAAGACCGCCGCCGCTCCTGTGTCTGTGCCGCAAGCGAGAACAGCACCACAAACCAGAACAACACCGCAGGCCGCCAAAGGCGCACCACAACAAGCTTTCGGGAAGAACGTTATTTTTCGCGTGGTGCAAGGTCCGGATGAATCCATGACTTTCGATTTGAAATCGGGGACGTGTCGCGCCATTGGGCGTTCTTCTCAAGACACAACCAAGACAACTGTTTTGAATGTTGATTGGGCCCTTTCGTTGGATGAAGAAACAAAAAGTCTTGTTTTGCAATATATCTCGCAACAATTTCGCAAACCTCAGGCAACTCAGGAAGCGGCACATGCGGATCAACTTGGGGCTTTCAAACGCGCGCCCGATGTAGTGCTCAAAGACCAAACGCTTTCGCGTCTTCATGCGATGATTTTCTTTGATGATATTGGCATCGGCATTCTGGATCTCGTCAGCAAAAATGGAACATTTGTTAACGCGGAAGAAATCGAATCCCGTCTTTTAAAAAAGGGAGATACAATCGAATTGGGCGAAACAAAAATTATTTTCGAGGGATAAGAAAATGTGAGCGAGGATCCGGCTTTGTCGGTCCGAGAGAAAGGGGTGCGGGGGGAAGGAGCGTAGCGAGTCAAGGTCAGGCTTTGCCGGACCGCGAAGTATTCGCCATGTATTATCGGCGGATGCGGAGTAAAAATGCTCCCCCCGATATTATGAAATCAATGACAGGCTATGGAGCGGCTTCGGGAAAAGTGGGGCGGGGTCGTTTGTATATCGAACTTAAGACAACTAATCATCGTTACTGTGATATTTCTTTGCGCATTCCACCGCGCATGGGTTCGCTCGAAACAAACCTCAAAGAGCATCTCCAAAAAAGATTGAGCCGTGGTAAAATCGAATTATTTTTGAGAGAGTTAACTCCTGTATTTGGTGAGGCAGAACTTGTTCTGGATGTGGATCTCGCAAAACGTTATCAGAAAGCTATCACCCGTCTTCAAAAATTGTTGAAACTTGTCTCCAATGCGGATCTTCTCTCTTTGATGGGAGTGGAACCTTTTATTCATACGCAGGAAAAAGAGGGAAATTATCTTTCACACTGGAGAGATATTCAGAAATTATTGTTTCAACTTATTAATCAGGTAGAAAAAATGCGTATGAAAGAAGGGGCACACATTACCGCCGACCAAAAAAAACGCCTGAAAATATTGCGGCACCTTCTTGATAAAATTGAAAAACGTTCTTTGCAAAATTCAAAACAGCGGCGGAATGTTTTTGTTTCCAATCCGGGGAACGGAAATATGGAAACAAATTTGGCGGTTGATAAAATGGATATCACGGAGGAAGTCATTCGTCTTAAAAGTCACACCAAACAATACGAAGGCCTGTTTTTTTCCAAAGAACCGGTTGGGCGTAAACTCGATTTTTTAATTCAGGAG belongs to Deltaproteobacteria bacterium and includes:
- the rlmB gene encoding 23S rRNA (guanosine(2251)-2'-O)-methyltransferase RlmB, encoding MRTKQNTEILCGRNTVFEMLRAGKRKFLRVYWGIQSRDTKAEELRQMIQTRKIPVSECFGDKIRQISGSEDHQGIAAEVSIFQYADLESVANKAKEDPKGGFLVLLDEIQDPHNVGALIRTAHLCGASGLVLLKHRQVLVTHTVCKAASGAQEYLPIVQEVNLVNVINYLKENGFLIWGAAGGEGQSIFKIQPKFPIALVLGSEGRGLRRLVRENCDALVTIPMEGVLDSFNVSVAGGILMAELMRLRKCPTLV
- a CDS encoding OmpH family outer membrane protein produces the protein MFKKSLLLVTLGVLSLGVVTTLYAENTPAFKIAVVDFQKAINETEDGKKAEAQLNASLTEKKKKFDILKGELETMKQDFDKQRLVLSGQALEDKKQALQKKLMEVEQKWAGFEQELASAKTESLKKILTGLQSVVQTIGQKDGYTLILERSQGGVLFTSGAKDITPDVIKEYNAHPAKK
- a CDS encoding FHA domain-containing protein, with product MSLSSKLLEILVCPQCKSRLAQVEGGRGLLCHHCLLKFPVREGIPVMLVEEASDMRGAGVPQKTAAAPVSVPQARTAPQTRTTPQAAKGAPQQAFGKNVIFRVVQGPDESMTFDLKSGTCRAIGRSSQDTTKTTVLNVDWALSLDEETKSLVLQYISQQFRKPQATQEAAHADQLGAFKRAPDVVLKDQTLSRLHAMIFFDDIGIGILDLVSKNGTFVNAEEIESRLLKKGDTIELGETKIIFEG
- a CDS encoding YicC family protein — protein: MKSMTGYGAASGKVGRGRLYIELKTTNHRYCDISLRIPPRMGSLETNLKEHLQKRLSRGKIELFLRELTPVFGEAELVLDVDLAKRYQKAITRLQKLLKLVSNADLLSLMGVEPFIHTQEKEGNYLSHWRDIQKLLFQLINQVEKMRMKEGAHITADQKKRLKILRHLLDKIEKRSLQNSKQRRNVFVSNPGNGNMETNLAVDKMDITEEVIRLKSHTKQYEGLFFSKEPVGRKLDFLIQEMHREINTIGAKANDADISSCVVDGKALIENLREQVQNIE